TCTTTCGCGAAATAGTTGGCCGCAACGGAGATAACACCGTCCATGCCACAACCCAGCTGGGCCAGCGCCAGGGCGTCGTCACCGCTGATCACGAGGAAATCTTTCGGTTTATCGCGGATGATCTGCATGCACTGCTGCATATCGCCGGACGCTTCTTTCATGGCCACAATATTTTCCACTTCCTGCGCGAGGCGGAGTGTGGTTTCCGCAGTCATGTTGCGACCGGTACGGCCGGGCACATTATAGAGGATAATGGGCTTGGGAGAAGCAGCAGCGATGGTTTTATAGTGCAGGTAGATACCTTCCTGTGTAGGTTTGCTGTAGTAAGGCGCTACGCTGAGGATAGCGGCAGCCTCGTCCAGCGGGCATTTTTCCAGTCTTTTTACCACATCACGGGTATTATAATCGCCGATGCCGACCACTACCGGCACCCGCTTCGACACCTTTTCGAAAGTGAATTTCATCAAATCCAGCTTTT
The Chitinophaga varians genome window above contains:
- the dapA gene encoding 4-hydroxy-tetrahydrodipicolinate synthase, which encodes MEQLKGTGVALVTPFKADESIDWNALENLINYVIEGGVDYVVTLGTTGETPTLSADEKLDLMKFTFEKVSKRVPVVVGIGDYNTRDVVKRLEKCPLDEAAAILSVAPYYSKPTQEGIYLHYKTIAAASPKPIILYNVPGRTGRNMTAETTLRLAQEVENIVAMKEASGDMQQCMQIIRDKPKDFLVISGDDALALAQLGCGMDGVISVAANYFAKDFSALVKTALENNFPAARALHYKMMQGFDLMFSENNPAGIKAFLSHAGIIGNYFRLPVVPATDALYRQIGEYLKQY